The DNA segment CCGCAAACAGCGGAGGCTGATCCGCCAGAACCCGGGGATCCTGCATAGCGTGAGCGGAGGGCTGCAGAGCGCTGTTCGAGAATGCAAGTGGCAGTTTCGCAACCGCCGCTGGAACTGCCCCACCGCTTCGGGGCCCCACCTCTTCGGCAAGATCGTCAATCGAGGTGGGTACCCAGGAAGGTAACGCTTCCGGGACCAGGGTAAAGTGGTGTCACCCTAGGGCATGGGCAGGCGAGTGCAGGGAAGATGTCCCGGGCGCCTTCAGCGTCCACGATCAACACTCCAAGAGCTTTCATGCACAGCGCCAGCTCCGGGCCAGTCGCGTTCTACCAGGCGCTTTCAAGCCGTGCACCTCGGGCACGAAGCTTAACTTTTCTGAACCACTGCCCCAGAGAAAGGGAGCTCTGTGTCCTGGCCACTGGCCACTGCTTTCCGCAGCCCCTCTCAAAGGCGTCTGGGAAGCTGCTCTGAGATTTGGTCATGTGTCTTCCCTCTAGCCCAGCAGGGCTTTCATCGCTGACATAGGCCAAAAGTTTGAACAGCGGAGATGTCTTGGCGGTTCAGAGTTCTTCCGTTCCCctttactctttttctttctggggcTGCCCCAGTTCCCCTGAGGAGTCAAAATGCACCCCATCCTCAGTAACGCATGATGACAAGCGTGGACCCGGTTGCATGCCCGCGCATGTGTTTTCTCTCTGAGAACGGCTTTCCGACACAGCCCTCCGGGCGCCTGGCTCTCAGGACAGTAAGGGCGGAGTCGGGACCTGGGACTCAAGGGTCCCAAGCCCTCCCTGAGGGAGCTGGCCGCACCCCCTCGCTGATCCCTGCTCCCTTCCCCCACAGGCTGTCGAGAAACAGCATTTATCTTCGCCATAACCTCGGCCGGGGTTACCCATTCGGTGGCGCGCTCCTGTTCTGAGGGCTCCATCGAGTCCTGCACGTGCGACTATCGGCGGCGTGGTCCTGGGGGCCCCGATTGGCATTGGGGGGGCTGCAGCGACAACATCGATTTCGGCCGCCTTTTCGGCAGAGAGTTTGTGGACTCCGGGGAGAAGGGGCGGGACCTGCGCTTCCTCATGAACCTCCACAACAACGAGGCAGGCCGCACGGTGAGGGGGCTTGAGGGGCTCCGCACCCGATGCGCAGTGTCAGGGATCCCCGAGTCCCTGAGCAGGGGCAAACCTCGGACTTGGGAAGTAACAGGCAGCGATAAGGCCAGGGGTTACGGCAAAGAACCAGGAGTGGCCTTCCTAAGGGAGCAAGAGGTTTGGAAGGAAACCAGAGAATGGAAGAGAGTGGCTGAGGGCATGTAGACCGCAGAGGTTGTAAGTCATGTAGCCCATGGAATGTATTGCCTACAGCTCCCTGTATTGTACAGATTCCAAAAACgaggctgaggcagagagcaGAGGTGGGCCTGGTGTCTAAATATCTGCGGGATATTTCGCGCTTCCTTTCCGCTGGGCGCGGCTAGGGCTGGGCCTTTGCAGAGGTCCCGGCAACGTCCGGAAGGGGGCGGTATCTAGGATGGTGGCCCTGGCTCTGAATGTGCCCTGTCTTTCCCCCAGACCGTGTTCTCCGAGATGCGCCAGGAGTGCAAGTGCCACGGGATGTCCGGCTCGTGCACAGTGCGCACGTGCTGGATGCGGCTGCCCACGCTGCGCGCCGTGGGCGATGTGCTGCGCGACCGCTTCGACGGTGCCTCGCGCGTCCTCTATGGCAACCGCGGCAGCAACCGCGCCTCGCGGGCGGAACTGCTGCGCCTTGAGCCTGAAGATCCCGCGCACAAGCCGCCCTCCCCACACGACCTCGTCTACTTCGAGAAATCGCCCAATTTCTGCACATACAGCGGACGCCTGGGTACAGCTGGCACGGCGGGGCGCGCCTGCAACAGCTCGTCTCCCGCGCTGGACGGCTGCGAGCTGCTTTGCTGTGGCCGGGGCCACCGCACGCGCACACAGCGCGTCACCGAGCGCTGCAACTGCACCTTCCACTGGTGCTGCCACGTCAGCTGCCGCAACTGCACGCACACGCGCGTTCTGCACGAGTGTCTGTGAGGTTCGGCGCGCGCTCTCTCCCAGCAGCCTTGTCCTCAAGCCCAGCCCCAGATTCGCTAGCACCTAAGACCCCGATATGCACCCACCAAGTCCCTCCAGACTGCCACATTCCCTGCGATTCTTACTTACCCGATCATTTCTCCCACCTCCTCCTACCTGGGGACTCCTGAAACCACTTGCCTGGGGCGGCATGAACCCTCTTGACTTACTGATGAACCTGCCCCAAcctacctccctccctctccgcgGGAGACCCCTTTTTGCACTGCCCCCTGCTTGGCCAGGAGGTGAGAGAAGGATTTGTCCCCTACCCCGTCGGAATCAGCTCCTGAAGATGTTGCTCTGCCTTCTCCAAAGCGCCAgcgccctgcctgcctctctcccttccctttatCCTCTGTTTTCTCCAGGTCCCCACATGCTCTTCCAATTCTCCCGCCAAGGGTGCAAACCCTAAACAACACCTGGGCATCAGGgcccttctcctccccacctaCAGCTGAAGCTGGGAGGTTCCAGGGTGAAAGGGCAGCTGTGGTGATGTGGAAAATGAGGTTGGGGGACCCAGCAGATATACCCCCATTCTCTCAGCCTTTGTGGTGGAGCTACTGAACAGCTGTGAACCATGCTTCCCTCAGTCACCTCCTACCCCTTCCTGTCCTGCCTCCTCATCAGTGTGTAAATAATTTGCACTGAAACGTGGATACAAAGCCACGAGTTTGGTGGTTGTAAATAAAACTATTTATTGTGCTGGGTTCCAGCCTGGTTTGCAGAAACCACTTCCATCCCTATTCAATCCCtctccatttttctctccttttgccCTCCAGCCTTTTCTgatctctcttctcctctccccaACTTTTCAAAGATGCCTTTGCCTACCGGAATCAGTATTTCCTTCCACTGTAGCTATTAGTGGCTCCTCGCCCCCACCAATGTAGTATCTTCCTCTGCAGAATaaaatctctatttttatcaATGACTTGGTGGTTTTTCCTTGAGTCCAGAGCACACTATTGCTTACCTCTCTTAAACAAATGAGATACATTGTTGGGAGGTTTCCTGGCCCTCTGATTCTGACCCTTGGATGACCCCAATAAGGCCACTGGGGATCCAGGTCTCCAGAAGAATCTGGTCAGGAGCCAAAAGACCTGCAGTGTTCTTCTTCCTATTCCTACACCAACTGGCTGTATGATAGTGGGCGAGTCCATAACTGCAactgcttcagtttcttcccTTGCTGAATGGGGATTAAACAACTGTGCCTACTTTTCCTATCTGGAAGAATTGTGAAAATGGCTACTACTGAGTGATAGCCATCACTATGTTCTGCAAAGAAACcgaagaagaaagagaagcccAAGCAGAGAGGGTGCCACTGCCCCTGGTGTAGAGCTTTTGGTCCCTGAAGCCCATTTGCTTCAGCTGTGGTCAGGGCACTGGACAGCAGGGAAAGTAGTCCCCTCCTCAAGACAAGGCAACACCTTGTTAGGGCCCCAGCTCCCAACTTTGGGCTCAAGAGGACCCAGATAACAGATGAAGGGCTCTAGTCCTGGATCCAAAAGCTCAGAGATAATGGtcggagagaggaaaagaacaggAGGGCTAGAAACCTAGTAGAGGCTAGGCTTAAACCAATGTAACCAAAAGCAAACCCAGATGTGGTCCATAACCAATCTGTTAAGCCAGCTGTTCCCATAAAGAGGATTCTATTACTAACAACACCGACAGCCCACAGTCCTAAACCTATCTTTAACTCTAATCCTCTCCCGTCCCTAGTCCCTAGGTCTATGTCTAACCTTAGCCTTAACCCTAACTTCAGCAAACACTAACCCCTTCCAAAGCTTTAATGCCTGCCCTAATCCTTAGACTTCACTGCAGGGAGGACCCAAAGGGCAGGGGGAGCTATGAGGAACCCCACCCCCAAGGGCAACAACTGATCCCAGCCGACTGGAGAATTTCCCCTCTCCCCAGGACTCTTTTGCTGTTCTTGCTGCCTCCCACCTCTCCCTGGATGTGTGAACTCTGACCCCTGTTGGCCTTTGGGATGGGTGTGGGAGTAGGGGAATGGAGTCAGGAGCTGCTCATCCCTGTGAAGCATCCTTTCCCCTTTCACTCCATCTGCCATGCTAGCACCAGCTCAGCTCTGAAGGCAGCTGAGGGGGAGGAACAGAAACTACTGATCCTAGGTAGATGGCACCAGAGAGGCCTTGGGTTTCCAGTAAAGAAGCCCTGCAGAGAATGTCCTGTCTATAATCCAATGAGTTGTTAGAATTCCCCAGCTTCCAAAACAAGAAGTTAATGGGCTGCCAGAGGCAGAAGAGGGGCCTTGGGCCCCTGCTAGACAGCACCCAGACTAGGGAGAAGCATCAGGGTGGGAAGTCAAGGGGTTGGCACTGTTCCAGCCATTCTCACTTAACTTCTAATTACAAGACCTAGACTGGAAACTGCTTTCAGGTCCAGAAGCTAGGCAGCTCTGGGCTGAGCTGACATGTAGGAGCCAGAAGAAAAGTTAGGAAAAGCAGTGAATCCTGTTCTGGCCCTAACTGAACCCTCAACaaatctgttgctttctcagCCACCAGTGCCTGGTCTATTAAACCGAGTGGTTATTGATACCTACTCTCCTTCAGGAAGGTGATGAGGTTTGGATGAGATCATGTACATGAAAACTCAGGCCATTTGAACACTTGCCGACACCTCTTCTGTGTTAGGCATATGCCAAATGCTGGGGATACAGTGATGTTCGAACCATAGTGCTGTTGGGAGGGATTTCCAGGATGGTCAGGGATTCAAGCACACCAGCAGATTTTGTTGGAAAATGAGGGCAGTGTGATGCAGGCTCAGTGAAGTGTAAAGCCCTCTGTACATGCATGCGATTTAGGGACGGACTCCCATACTCAATTCCTCCACATGGAGGCCCTTCACTTCCGGGGGCTGGGACCTTGCAGGGGTTAGGGTAGGGCAGTGTAGTGTGGCCCTCAAGTGGCATGCactactaaaacaaacaaacaaaaagtgaccAAAAGGGCTTTAGGATATGCAAAGCACTACATAGGTGCTAATTATTTTGTTATAATGATTATCTGTGCCATCCTCACACAGGGCTAGAGCAGGTAAATCCAGGGGAGAAAAGCAGCTATGCCTAGAAAGAGGCCTCATTAAGGTCTCAGGGCCCAGAGCCTGCTCAGGGGGTTGTCATAGGATACTGTTCTCAAGAATGGGTCTGATGCCCCAGCTCTGCCCCATCCACCCAGGCTATCCTCCCCCACCTCTGATCTTCAGGTCCCAGGTGCCACACTCCCAGGGAGATCTGAGGCTGCCAGAGACCCCGGATGCAAGTGAGGGAGGCACTCGTCCTGAAATATCCTGGGGGGAGTGGAAAAGCTGAGCAGACTAAACCAGCAGGTCTGCACAGTCCCTGGGGGGTCAGCAAGCTGGCACCACACACACCCTGCCACACGCACCCTGGAAAAACCCTGTCAGTGGGGCTGCAAATACCCCAGGGTctagccccctcccccccacctcaGGCTGGCTCAGTTCTCTCCAGtccagaaggagaaaaataacaaaatgaggagaaaatAAGCTGTTTGGCTGTGGTGTGAGCAGGAATATCCATACAGAGCTGCCCACCACTCACCCTTACTCACTCTTTCCACACCCAGCCAGGGCGCCCAGCATGAGACAGACCaccccccttccccctcccccgtCTGGGCTAAAAGCAGACGCTGGTGAGCGAGCAGCAGGTTATAAATATGCCCAGGGAACTGCCGCCAACTCGCTCCCTTGTCATTCCCTGGGAGGGGATAGGGTGGGGTGGTTCCTTGGGAGGAGTTGGGGCTGCCCTGTTCCCTGGGGCCCAGGAAGAAGTAGGACTTCCAAGAggctactgtattttttttttttttgcccttttcaAAGGGAAAGAACCACTGCCACTTCATTTTTCCTGGACGTATGCTCATTGGCTCAGAGGTGGGGGTCCCTATCCTTCCTGAGCCATGGCTGAGAGCTCAGAAAGAAAGGGCCCGAGGCCACTCAGTCTGTGTCAACTGTGCAACCCAGTGTCACTTCATGCCCACTTACTCTTAGCAAAACCGaagttcattcattccttcaacaagcATTTCTGAGGGCCTGCTGAACACCAGGCTCTGTGCAGAAGCACAGCTGCCTGCCCAAGTGCATGCACAGCAGCTGCCACTCCCAGGCGTTCACACCAGCAACAGGCCCCAGCTGCAGACTTACTGGCTTTAACTTAGCAGCCTCATCAAGAAGGGTAAATCTTCAGGCTCCTGGTTCCTCCTTCAGGCTTCTCAGAGTAAGTTGGCAAGGAGTGTTGAGAACAGGGCTCCTAAACTTTCCTGCTTCCACGACTTCCCTGATAAATGAGAGGGtcctttccctcctccttcctcagtCATCCTCCCAATGTAGGAGCCATGTGAGAAAGAAAGAGCCACTCTCTGGGATGCTGAGGGCCACCTGCCCATGCTGCCAGagcctcctgcctcccagctACTTGCCAAGTAGGTGCCAAGCTTAGCAAAAAGGGGCAGTGCCACCCTGGGAAGCTTCCAGCTCTCCTCGCTGGGGGCTGAACCCCTCCCGCCTCCCTATTAATCCTCGGAAGTGAAGGGGCCGTCCCTGGAGGCCCCTCAGCCCTATTGTGGCCCCTCACCCTCCTCGGCTGTCGTCTAATTAACTCCTCCTGCCCCTGGTTTTGTCTGCCCCCCTTACCCCACCTTGTCGGCCCCGCCCCTCCGCTCGGCCTGCTCCCCACCACGGACATTCCAGCCCGGCCGTGCTGCTGTGCCAGGGCAACCAGGGCCGGACCGAGGCCTAATCCCCCCGCCGCCTGGCTGGGCTAGGGGTGCCCCACTCACCTCCCTGCTCTCTGGGGGCTGCCCGGCTCTGCTGTGGCGGAGACACACAATCGGGACAAAGGCGCAACCCCCAGGGGGCTAACTCAGCCTTCACGCCCAGGTTGTGCGGCATTTGGGGAGTTTAATGAATTGTCCATCATGCCTTTCAGGGCCCGCCCGTCAGCCTGGATTAATCTTCGGAGCCCTGGTGGGGTAGGAGACACTAAGCCTGTATTTATTACTCTCCCATTGTCACTAATTGAGGTAATTATCTGTGACTCTGGCCTGGCCAACAATGCAGCATTCACTCCCGGGACCTCGATGGGCCTGGCTCCCACTCTCAACACcaaccctccctcctctcctctcctctcccaaacCCGCCAAGGGCTAAGTTGAGCCCTGGAGCAT comes from the Manis pentadactyla isolate mManPen7 chromosome 10, mManPen7.hap1, whole genome shotgun sequence genome and includes:
- the WNT1 gene encoding proto-oncogene Wnt-1, yielding MGHWALLPGWASATLMLALAALPAALAANSSGRWWGIVNVASSTNLLTDSKSLQLVLEPSLQLLSRKQRRLIRQNPGILHSVSGGLQSAVRECKWQFRNRRWNCPTASGPHLFGKIVNRGCRETAFIFAITSAGVTHSVARSCSEGSIESCTCDYRRRGPGGPDWHWGGCSDNIDFGRLFGREFVDSGEKGRDLRFLMNLHNNEAGRTTVFSEMRQECKCHGMSGSCTVRTCWMRLPTLRAVGDVLRDRFDGASRVLYGNRGSNRASRAELLRLEPEDPAHKPPSPHDLVYFEKSPNFCTYSGRLGTAGTAGRACNSSSPALDGCELLCCGRGHRTRTQRVTERCNCTFHWCCHVSCRNCTHTRVLHECL